The Methanococcoides sp. LMO-2 genome segment TGGAAAATCCAGGTGACAGTGCGAATCGATGACCTCTTGCATGCCCCTTATGTTTTAAGGAGCATGTTAATAGCTGTTACGAGCGCTTCCACCGAGGCCAGTACAATATCTGCGTTCGCAGCACGGGCAGTGACTATTCTGCCGTTCTTGTCCTGTACGCCGATGACTACCTCTGCCAATGCATCTGCACCGCCGGTCACAGCTTCTATCCTGAAGTCATGTATGCTTACGCTTGATGCGTGCTTTCCGATGAGGGTCTCAACGGCCTTCAGGGCTGCATCCACAGGTCCGACACCGACGTCGGATGTGATGCGCTCGGTTCCGTTGACCATAGCCTTTACAACAGCAGTGGATGTGGTGATGTTTCCTGTCATCACACTGACCTCCTTTAGGTCGATGACCGGCATTCCTTCCGGTTTGCCAAGGATGTCGAATGCTATTGCATAGAGGTCTGCATCGGTTATGCGTTTGCCTTTGTCTGCAAGCACTTTTACCTTATTGATGATCGCATCGAGCTGTTCATCACTAGGATTGATGTTGGCAGATTGGAGTGATCTGAGAACTGCATGTCTGCCTGCATGTTTTCCAAGTACTATTCTTCGTGTGTGGCCAACCATTTCCGGTGTCATGATGCCTGGTTCGAAGGTATCGGAGTTCTCAAGTACGCCGTGTGTGTGTATGCCTGATTCATGGGCAAAGGCGTTCTCTCCGACGACCGGCATGTGTGGCGGGATGGCAACTCCTGTGTAACGTTCTACCATGCGTGCGGTCTCGACGATGTATTCTGTGTTAATGTTCGTCTTTGCACCATAGATAGAATGGAGGCTCATCACTGTTTCCGCAAGATCGGCATTCCCTGCACGCTCTCCGAGCCCGTTGACCG includes the following:
- a CDS encoding 2-isopropylmalate synthase; protein product: MQDRKISIFDTTLRDGEQTPGVSLTPEQKIEIAHQLAKLGVDTIEAGFPIASAGDMESVRNIATAGLTSEVCGLARVLTKDLDACIQADVGMIHTFVSTSDIQRIHTIKKSREEVIEMATNAVEYIKDHGMRCMFSAMDATRTDIDYLVEVYKAVEDAGCDIINVPDTVGVIAPSGMYRLISELDKDINIPIDTHCHNDFGLAVANSLMAIEAGASQAQVTVNGLGERAGNADLAETVMSLHSIYGAKTNINTEYIVETARMVERYTGVAIPPHMPVVGENAFAHESGIHTHGVLENSDTFEPGIMTPEMVGHTRRIVLGKHAGRHAVLRSLQSANINPSDEQLDAIINKVKVLADKGKRITDADLYAIAFDILGKPEGMPVIDLKEVSVMTGNITTSTAVVKAMVNGTERITSDVGVGPVDAALKAVETLIGKHASSVSIHDFRIEAVTGGADALAEVVIGVQDKNGRIVTARAANADIVLASVEALVTAINMLLKT